The sequence below is a genomic window from Gadus morhua chromosome 12, gadMor3.0, whole genome shotgun sequence.
tctgattggctacagacttccttgttgaaaaaaatgcatttgtgaatctagcgacgtcaggagagtctcaaaaatccacacataaatagaccagttcccacacaaatgcaagtaagttcacaaatgaaaaacgtcttgtaaatacaagtttaacagtttgtatataaatgttacaacatccaaatacattgtgatgaaaattgcaaatatttttttaattaatatatttatggatttatattacatttatttaaaacaaggtacatttgtgtgtggattagaaatgtgtttgtgaaacttatttttgtttatggatttattttacatttatacataccgatatccatttatgtgtgcattgaaatgtatttgtgggaagagagtaatttatatataaatcacaaaatacatttgtgaatccttctctgtgcattcattattaatgagactgttctgaccccataatcTGCAATGTCCAGAATAAGAATAGAAGCGACCATGAAAACAAATGGATATGGGGGCCCGGCAAAACTTTGACTCGTTGGAGATATCTGTATGATGTTGTGACAAAGGAAGAGATGGCTTCTTTGAGACATGTAATTGGCTGAACCAAGGAATAGGGATAGTTATGTATAGGATTTCAACAGTACTTTTTCTTTCAGATACACTTTTTATCGGTTACTGTTCTTTATCGATACTATTATCGttataatataacaataataataatatatcattTCGGAACAGCATTAGAATTTATTTGTAGTTTAAATATGACATGATGCAGAAACACTAATGTTTCCAACAGCAAAGTTACTACAACATCTAAAATGGAGTAAATGCAGTaacatttataatataataatattatccCTGCtgagctagggttagggttgggatcccatcccccctcccactctaccGATTCTCAGCAACCAGCTCCTGCTTCAATTACCATTCATCATCTTATCTTAGCGAAACATCAAGGGGCACAATCTCACACAAAGGGCACAATCTACAAACTGTACATACGCTTTATATTATATTTCCTTGTGTACACTGCCCTGTGCCTTTTTAAAGCTTGGGCCCATAAACAATGGCTGTTACGTAGACAATgtaatcatattggaaaacgtGCCAGTATCCTTGTTGAGCAATTCCATTAAGTCTGTGCCATGAATCATGCTAGAGGATTACGTCACAATACTGTATACTTGAGCTGCTCAATCTTGTTCTCCAGGTTGTCTGAGACTAGCACTATCCGCTGCTTCTCTTCGGCGCAGGTCTCATTAATCGTCGTCTGTATACCAACATGGGGGGGAAAGCCATTTTTGTGTCACTTTTGCTGGGATACTTCCACATAGCCAGTGAGTACATGCATGGATGTGTTACTTCACTTCTCTACTtaacaatataaatatttgatCTGTTTCTACATCCTTTACCGCACGTTTTGATGCGTACGTTTAGATCCTATCTTAAGGAAATGCATGAGTGTGATTCGTTTTATTTTCAGGCATAGTAGAAATTGAATACATAATAGGCATAGGGAAAATGCCTATAACTCATGTTTTTTCTCttagttcaagttcaagttcaagatgctttatttatcccgGGGGAAATTATTGTGCAACAGTTACAATACAAAGGTGGAAAAGTAATACAGGGTTAGagtcaaaatagataaaatagatgGAAGTAAAATAAGTACAAACTAAATAAGTGAAAAGGAGCGATTAGATAAAAGTGGTATTAGTGGTAAAAGTGGTAAAgtgataaataaatattatagaAGCAATTGTTGGCAGCATAAATTAACTTAagtgattaaataaataaattgggtaaaaataattaaataaataaataaagtgacatTGGTCTCAGGGCATAGTGTCTCCACGGTCCCTTCTGCAGCCGGAGGTAGTTGCATTAAACAGTCTGATGGCCACAGGAAGAAAAGACTTCCTCTGGCGTTCTGTGTTACACCGGGGGAGGATGAGTCTGTTGCTGAAGGTGCTTCTGCTCGAGGTCAGCACCTGGTGGAGAGGGTGAGCATTGTTGTCCAGGATATTGTGCAGTATACACAGCATCCTCCTCTCAGACACCACCACCAAAGAGTCCACCTGGACCCCCAGGATGGAGCCAGCCTTCCTGATGATCCTACTGATCTTCCTGGCATCTGCTGCCCTCAGCCTGCTGCCCCAGCACACAACTGCAAAAAAGATGGCACTGGCTATCATCGACTGGTAGAACATCCTCAGCATGATGTTACATACTTTGAAAGACCGGAGCTTCCTCAAGAAATAGAGTCAACTCTGGCCCTTCTTGTAAACAGCCTCGGTGTTCTTGGCCCAGTCCAGTTTGTTATCCAGGTATACTCCAAGGTATTTGTAATCCTGGACAACATCCACAGTCACACCGTTGATGGAGATGGGTGTAGGGGCAGATTTCCTCCTGCGGaaatccaccaccagctccatgcTCCATGCAAATAGCAACCATTATTTTCATTGATATAAAgttcttaaaggggacctattatgctttttcgacttttatgacctataaacgttgttataatgattgatagtcatgtttaaccatacacaaaaaacaatgttgatttccgggaaactcttcctctcatctgggcgctttctctgtcaacgctcggtttcgtccttctccgccccctcgcccccctcctgccaacccaactccgttgtgattggttaccttccttgaagcgcgcgagCAGGCagtttgaccaggcatatgggggcgcggcaggagtgcatctacgtagatgatttcccggaagtgaatcgcaaacgttgtcctgAGCAGGGCTGGACTGACCATCTGGAATACCGGGCATTGTGGGCCGGCAGCCCTTTTGGGCGACGAGGtgtaaaaaaaatctgaaaaaaaatatatcgaCAGTAGGTGAACCAACTTAGCATTGTTGGcatcgtaagagaacccttcaataagaacaagacTATTAGTAAttacaatgctagatgcttTATCGGAAAATACTCGGTATCGGCagatactcaagttcaggaatcgaTATCAGGAAGGAAAAAATTGTAATTTATTCATTACAAATTATATTGATTATGatatcaaatataaataaaaaaacatattttatttagaataaaaaaatgtattacacCACAATGGTAATAActtttttcttgtattttatatatttactttattttattctacGACTGTACATTCCGCAGGCCCCAtgacaaccggaggttccacaacCACCGCAGGCCCCATGATGaccggaggttccacaacaaccGGAAGTTCCACTACAAACAGAGGTTCTACAACAGCCGGAGGTTCCACTACAATCATAAGATCCACCACAACCGGAGGCTCCACAACAATCGGAGGTTTCGCAACCACCGCAGGCCCCATGACCACCGGAGGTTCCAaaacaaccggaggttccactaTAAACGGAAGTTCCACTACAACCAGAGGTTCCACTATAAACGGAAGTTCCAttacaaccggaggttccacaacaGCCGGAGGTTTCCCAACAACCAAGGTCTCCTCTACAATTggaggttccacaacaaccggaggttccacaacaaccAGAGGCCAaacaacaaccggaggttccactaCAATCGGAGGTTCCGCAACAACCGGAGACCCCATGACTaccggaggttccacaacaGCCGGAGGTTTCCTAACAACCGCAGGCCCAGCAACAACTGGAGTTTCCActacaaccggaggttccactaCAACTGTAGGTTTTATGTCAACTTCAGTTCAAGCGACGACCGGTTCTCCTGGTATGTGCACGGAATCCTGTTACAAAACTGTTGCTTTCATGGTTTATCTTTTTAACCAAATCTATCCATATTTTGACAGAACAGGCATATTTTATAAAACATCTTGTAGCACCTTTAAGAAGTAGCTGGTTGTTATCAGGCCTGTTGCACCACACGTCCTTCGTAAATTCATAAATGAAGATATTCCATGTTTGAATTTATTTTCTCCTACCAGTCCTCCCAGTCAAGGCACATGTACAATTCAAGATGATCTCCTATGGAGAAGTCAGCAACGGAACCATAGCTTCACTCCTTGATCAGGTAAGACATCGGACCTCTTACTTGCCTGTGCTATTTTGTAAGATGTATTATCAGTGGGCCATGTTCAACAGCCAATGTAATGCTTTATCTCTTTAACTGATGCCTTATTTTTACCcattttctttctcctcttAGTTCCTCAGTAGTGAGTTCCCTGCTGGAGAGGTTTACAGGCTCACGGTGAAAAGAATCAAAAGAGTGCCGTAATGAATGCAGTTAATTTCTCACACGTTTACATCAATGAGTTGCGAAAAGAAACCCAACTGGACATCCAAGAAAACGTCACAGTAAAATGTGATCTGAAACTgtatcatacaaaaatgtttaataaaaattaattaaaaacaatgtAAAGATAAATGTTAAATAATGTACAATGTTAAATAATGTATAACTCAACAGACGAAGAGGTTGTTCTGTTGGTATTTTTTTACCCAATTTACTTCTGAAAATATCAATGTTATCATATCCtttggttatatatatatatatatatatatatatatatatatatatatatatattatgatagcTTATATAcatattagcttttatttaGGTTTTTGCTGGAGGATTGGTCCTCAATGGAAGTCTTCATGGGATCTGGGGGTAGGTTTGCTTACAACTGATGGGAGGAATGATGGAAGATGCCCAGATGGGTCAGAAACGTTTGACTTACTTCTGAAGTCTCAGAATCCCGAAGCTCCATGAATGGATATTTGGACAGTTTTGCGATGTTTCGTCTTACTGCGCAGGAGACATCAATGATGTTCATGTCCCCGAACATgtctcttttccttctcctaccTTCAAGTTCCTTGCAACAATGCTTTCCCATATAATGTCAACATGGGGATGATCGCGATTCAGTCATAAACCAAGTGACATCCAGATTGATCTTAAACAAATTGTAATATTATAAccgttttacatttttttgttatcACTTAAACCGGCAACAAGGTAATTTATAAGAGACACCAAACTATTAAAACCATTTTTATATCTTGATAATGTCTTACATTAATCTCATCATTTGTGGTCTTGGAGCAACATCTATTGACTGTGGCCACTAGTAACTGTGGCTGCCAAAGTACTTAGACAtgcaggtggtgttgtggtgaatCACATTTACCCCTCAATTAGTCCTGGTGTCACGCCGCGTCCTACTACACGGTCTAACAACCCCATCTAGTGGCAACTTCACGCCACTCTACCTCATTCTTCCGTCACACCTGTCTTCAATCATCAATCTCCACTtcctacttcagccggggatctCCATCGAGCCGGCGCAAGTTCATCGTTTATAACTACCCAGTTCGTATCGGTCCTACCAGCATTCTCTAGACCCAGTTCAGTGATCCCGTTCTCTTGAtaaccctctcccctcttccctagTTCTCCGTCCGTCACTCTGCCTACCTGTCGCCaaacccctgcctgcctgattACCCGCCTGTCGCCGAATccttgcctgcctgcctgcctgacgtCGAGTCCTtgcctgtctgactgcctgcctgaTGCTGAAccctcgcctgcctgactacccgcctgtcgcCGAGTCCTTGCCTTCCTGACTGACTCCCTGTTGCCGAACCCTCACCTGCCTGACTACCGCTTGCTTCGCCCCAGCTTGTCACCTACCCCGTGTCCCAATAAACCCTGTTCATAAACTGGCCAACATGGACCCAGCTGATACAGAGGCATTCTGGCAGATGATCCCCCGCCAGGGGACTCTCCTGGGTCAACACGACCAGGTCCTGCAGGAGATCACCTCCAACCTCCGTGAGTTGTCCATATCGGTACACTCCCAGCTCCCCGACACCCCGGAACCACCAGTCCCAGTCCCGGGTGCATCGGCTTCTTCCCGGGAGCCGTTCATTCCAGCTCCCGAACGCTACGAAGGGGATCCTGTCGGTCCTTTcttcttacatttacatttacattcagggcatttagcagacgcttttatccaaagcgacttaaaataagtacatttgtcataagaagtgcatcaatatatcgctgtcggtacagaaaggatgttcatagaaccaagtgcaagtaccacaatcgctaggttaatcaattccccgtattacagacatgatagcagctgctgcagttgctacacagttaagtgctacaatacaatacaatacactacaatgcagtgtacaatggtggtcagaagaggaaaggtggctatgcagagtcgaggtgaactctgaacaggtgagtcttgagtccttttcggaagatagtgagcgactctgcggtcctgagagcggcagggagctcgttccaccactgaggccccaaaaccgagaaaagatgtgactttgctgatcgacctttgctagctcttagcgatggtggTTCCagtcgtccagctgaggtagtcgAGCGGAAGGATCGAgcaggggtgtgtggctttagcaatgcttggaggtaggcaggggcagttccatcgactgccttgtatgccagtaccatcgtcttaaatttgatgcgagctactacagggagccagtggaggtcccggaagaggggggtcacatgggagaactttggtaggttgaacacgaggcgcgctgccgcattttggatgcgctgcaaaggtttaatcgcagaggcaggaagtccagccaggagtgagttgcagtagtcgaggcgggagatgaccagtgattggactagaagctgagctgcttcccttgtgaggaagggccggattctgcggatgttgtaaagtgcaaatctgcaggatcgggcgaccgcagtgatgtttgcagtgcagcataactggttgtccaataccacaccgaggtttctggcagttggagagggagatacagtaatgttctcgacggtgaccactaagtccatgtgtgggcagtctttccctgggattaggagaagctcggttttgttgaggttaagcctcaggtgatgggcagttgtccaggtgctgacatccgccagacattccgatatgcgtgttgcaattaGGGTTTTcgcagatgaggggaaagagagaaatagctgagtgtcgtcagcagggccgttgcaccaaatcctgggccctgcATACatgaggtactgatgggcccccccccccgaattccccctaccagccccctgcgctgaattattgacgggggggggggggggtgtagagaacaattgttgacgggggggggggggggggtaaagaacaattgttgacggggtcggggggggtagagaacaattgttgacgggggggggggggggggggaggaagagacgtGGCCGTGTGCGACTCCCTAACACtacgattcatttattttttttaattgccatgggcccccccacgactgcctcactttcccccgcagtccgtcggccctggtcgtcagcatagcagtgataggaaaagccgtgtgatgcaattaccgagcccagagaccttgtatagagggagaacagaagaggccccagtacagagccttgagggacaccagtttcgagcgtgcaaggtttggacaaggagccattccttgtcacttgataggtgcggttcgtcaggtaggatgtgaaccaggaaagagcagattcagcaaTTCTAAGTGCTTCTTCAGTGCTCTCTGGTGTTCGAGCTACAGCCCCAGAACTACCCTACTGACAAGTCACGGACCGCATTCCTGATCGACTCCTTGCGAGGTGAGTCAGGGAGTCAAACCCTCTAGCCCACTACCCTACCCCCATATTCATAGTGAAACATATATTGTACTCGTCAACACTTACATGTCTCGATGGCTCAGTTTTGTTTTCCATGTGTCGAACCAGAACCTCTGCAGAGGCAGAATCCCCCTGGCTTGGCCATGTTAGTTTGAGCTTGTGGTCGGACCACAAGGCGGCCATTTTCACCGTTTCTGGAAGCTTCACTACGGTTGTGGAGAATGAACAGAGGTTATAAAGTGAACACAGCGGTGTGTCGGCCATTGTGATCATGTAACGCCGTTCATTTGATATAAGTGTTATATATCAAGTGTTAAGTGCACATaattcacacactcatacaaacaggcagtgtaattcccgcacattgccacaaaccaagttgcaatgccaacacataccCAAAAGAGAGCAGCATATAGACACATTCGGGTATCCAGGAGGCGGGACTTCAGCatcatgcttagccaatcagagcacataactgagtccacgcctgcccagtagataagtcacaacacatagcccagggggctAGAACGCTCTAGGTAACGCATCTATCAtatgccctactaagtgtatctccacgtGTGCATAATAcaattcctctccttttgcttcatagagacTAGACTaaacctttaccaaataaagtgatttaaagcgatcctgactcagcagactttttccaaaaagaacacagcagtgttaacactgttgtttatgtGCCTTGTCTTCCTACTGGTTTATTCACCAGACTGGTGAACAAAACCGAAAAAAGGCCTGGGCTGTGTAATGTCATTGTTGATCCCAGGGTAGAAGACAAAATGAACACCACACCACAAGCCCAGCCtgatgctgctatccatttggatggtacgctggtacgaacgagcagcttcagcgagaacgtgacgtatttcccttgctccagcctcccagtttgccatttgtttttctgtcgagccacgaggggaagtagtagcaggctattcatcattagcaacatagcctctttagcaaaccagcttgaaaacacaactttacattgaattgcacacaaagcaagaccgtgcaatgcattaattggtgaccggattaaagcagcaatgaaatcaagtgtgtaagaggatttaacaacgacattaaaaccatcaacgtggtacaaatacaaagaaaatacatctcaaccCACATTAACTATGGgagcagccatcttctttgcgagttgtacagctctgctcgctctactttgaaagcgacgagatactacgaccaaaagggggcgtgcctcagtgaaatgccgcaagaaagctgggagatttgcgactttaccgCTTACATGATTGCGGCGTGGAAGAGGTCGATCTCGTTGCAGTTCCGCAGCTTGTTGCTGCGCAGGAAGAAGACCAGCCGCTCGAGGGGGATGTGCAGGAAGTCGTCCTCGGCGGCGATCTGCAGGAAGTGGCGAAAGGTGAAGGCGTCCACCGACTCCTTGAGCGAGGCCAGGTTGAAGGAGCTGGCCATCTGGCCGATGTTCAGGCACGTCTCCACGCTCATGGCCGACTTGAGGTACTCCTCGCAGAGCTCCACCACGGGGACCATCTGCAGGAACACGGCCGCCCCCAGGACGTCCTGGATGCAGTCCAGGTCCAGGGTGACCTCCGAGCTGTAGGCGAAGTCGATGATGTGCTTGAGCCCCCGGGCGGACAGGCCCTGGAGCTCAATGGTGTCCTGGTTCGATTCCCTCATGCCTCCAGTGAACATTGCTCTGCGGATCAAACAGCACGATTAGGAAGACTCCCTGGGCATACAAGCAAAATGGACtgaaaatggactgcatttatgcagcgcttttctaaccagtggccgctcaaagcgctctaatcacgcacacattcacggcGGTATCGACCATGctaggcgacagccagctcgtcgggagcagtgagggttaagtgtcttgctcagggacacctccatactcgaggagccggggatcgaactagcaacctttcggttactacagccaacccgctctgcctcctgggCTACGTGCCACCCCAAAATGTTAAAAGGTTAAATATCATGGCAGCAGTATCATGGCAGcagttgtgagtgtgattagccgttaaatATACGAGCAAACTTtgtcatacacacaaaacacattgtATACACGGTACCGGAAGTAGTCGCTGCAGGAGGCCAGCACGGCCTTGTGCACCTGGAAGCGCTCCTCTTTGACGGCCAGCACCACGTCCAGCAGCTGGCCCCGGGTCCGGAGGGCGGCCAggccctgcagcagcagggcgCTGTGGGTCGGGGCGGAGAAGGTGCAGCGCAGCACGCTGTGCTTGTCAGCCATACTGCAGGGACCACAGAACGGCCGGCTCAGGGGGAGCAGCGGTGTGATGGCATGGGAGGCCGGCTCCAACGCAGACtgaattagggctgggcgattcatCTCACTTTGTTTGATtcgattattattttaattttttcattcaatattttttaggaacagctggatacaatattttagatttgaacattttctatttgaccattatgtgtatttttttaaaaggcgaaatttcaaagttctcagtttcAAAGTGTTTTGGAGGAGAGACATGCGGAATacatacatcatgttttcaaactcaaaagtaatcgtgatttcaatattattgactattatgattttttccataatcgagcagccatAGACTGAATCCCTCCAAGGGGATTAGTAGGGTatatctaacacacacacaaccattttCTTTATTGGGTCGGTATGCATTACATCTGCACGATTGTTGCCCATCAGAGCACTTTATGAATTGTATAGGAATAAAGTTACATGATCCAATGGTGGAGTCATTATATTGTATTCTTGGGTAGCAGCGGTGGGTGTCCCCCTTACCTTGCCAGAGTTATTGCCATGTCCTACCGGTTAAGCAAGACCTGTACCTTTCTAGACTATTGTGGCAGAAGTTATTGAAATGTTTAAGTGCTAGACTGTGCTAGGTTTTATGTGTACATATTTAAGTAAATATTACTTTGTGAAATTGGATAGGGGATGTCAGGGAAACTTTCCAAACATCACTTCCATAATGTTTAGACTTTTAAAAGCATTTGGATTTAGATTTAGAAATGGTGAGTTGTCCGGTATGTCATTCCTGTCTATTCACAGTCGGAGCTCCATGCATACAGTGGTTTTCATAGGGATTTAATAACCATGTATCACAACATAACAGCCATGATGACAGCTCTTCCCCGTGGGGGTAACTTGTTCAATGTATCCAGTTGTTTTAACCTCTAAACTATCCCCTCCTTCATTCCAATGAAGCTTCAGACCTGTACTTTTTGAGCTCCGAGTTCGACTTTGCATAAATTACATTCAAACCGGACAACTTACCGGAGCCTCGTAGTTCTGATCGTTTGGAACGACCCATTCTGATCACATGACGGACAGACCGTGCCAATTGAGCTCCGATTGCATTCAGTCTCGATTGCTCAGCCCTGTCCTGCTTCTTCACTTATTATTTGACTTTTCTGATCCGAATTCTGACCACTCAAATATGATAAATGATTAAtgatgattaataataatatcgtGTTTCCAATATCTGCAACATAGATATTTTAATAGGAatgattgaacattgaacaaGAGGTTAAAAAATAACCAATTACCAGTTTTCAAAGCATACGATTTCAATTTATGATTTCAAAGGATTTCAATAGTCTTTCAAATGATCATTATGCAATATTTATGCTTccaaaaatatataggcctaggcctatattAAAAGGAAACTTAAATCACGAATAATGTAATAACCAAAAACGAAtaacttgtaaaaaaaaatatagatacatTTGAAACGATAACCCTACACCCCTCAACTAGCCCATAGTGTATCTCAAACACAAATATTGGGGACACAGCGGGCACAGGACAAACGCTCCTAAagggacattttaaaatgacGTCACCATGTTTAGGGCGATCGAATTACCACAATCATAACACAAAACAATATCAATCAAATGCACCGTTTTCCCATAGGCGACGACAAAGCCTTGTCGCACATCTATCCCCCAAGCCCATTAAACTATTACCATCATGGGACAGGCAGTGACTTCCAGTCCCACCACACCTGGGGCTCCCCGTACCTCTGCAGAACCACCACGGAACACATGGGAACGCGTTACGAACGCATGTCAAACAGTACAAGCAGTACGTGCTCAGGTAGGCCACACATCCTCGACATTTCCTGTAATCTGCGGTGCTGCCGAACCCGGGTTTGCACAACTCCCACAGAGCCACTCCACGGTTCGCACGCTTCGTCCtcacctggggcctcatgtactaaggttgcgtacgcacaaaaacgtggcgtacgtccttttccacgctcacgttcagatgtacaaaacgtgaaatgaccgtaaaaatgtgcggtccccacgccagctccagagctgtcgtacgcacgtttctacagctattgttcctttggcgacacttagaggtgacgctgggaaactgggaaaaaaggtgaaaaccatgactcatcagagtgatttgcacatcacagACACACGAATGAacgattaacacaccttgcaattatatgggtggctataaaagcatgcgcaatggatgaagaaaattgttttaaaaatggctgcgttagcgttgttagaggacatcgcaaatggtcaaatccgaagggaaCGTATATTTAGGGAACGCGAGGATTTACTCGCAAATGATGATGATTGGCTCATGAGCCGATTTCGTTTCCCCAGGCCAGTATTACTGGAGCTGTGCGCAGAGCTGCGGCCGGCCCTAGAGCGCCACACAGCCAGGAGCCAGGGGTTGTCCGTGCCCACACAGGTGCTGACCACGCTGGGGTTCCTGGCAACAGGGGCCTTCCAGCGGGAGCTGGCCGATCGGTCAGGAGTGTGCCAGTCCACCCTGAGCCGAGCCATGCCAGCTATGTGGGACGGAATCATCATATGAGATTAATATGAGTCCAGACAGACCGGCCTCATatgcattaatgcattaatatgaGATAATTAATGCATTCAAAGCCGAGCCACGCCGCCTCGCCCTGTGAATTCAGTTGCAGCGCAAATATAGCAGCAAATACGTTACATTCTTAACCCAGCAGCGGTGTTGTTCAGATACTGATTAAATGGGTTTGTTAACCATGCGTAATAGTATGGCTCCATGAGTATGCGCACACGTTCTATGTGTTCTTCATCTCTGGGCACTGCGTCCATTTATGTTTTGCAGCGGTTGCATTTGTTctctgttaaaatacatggttaatgtattattttggagttaataaatttgaaaaaaaaaaacaggaacaccactagtttctggctacgccactggtgtcaccgatcaaagcggccactctcaaatcgaagggggagagttcccccactcccgtcccccctcctgttgcggtcacgcttcggcggtgggcagaaaccctccgcttcgcct
It includes:
- the LOC115555410 gene encoding kelch-like protein 26, whose protein sequence is MNRPALIQSALEPASHAITPLLPLSRPFCGPCSMADKHSVLRCTFSAPTHSALLLQGLAALRTRGQLLDVVLAVKEERFQVHKAVLASCSDYFRAMFTGGMRESNQDTIELQGLSARGLKHIIDFAYSSEVTLDLDCIQDVLGAAVFLQMVPVVELCEEYLKSAMSVETCLNIGQMASSFNLASLKESVDAFTFRHFLQIAAEDDFLHIPLERLVFFLRSNKLRNCNEIDLFHAAIIEASRNGENGRLVVRPQAQTNMAKPGGFCLCRGSGSTHGKQN